One segment of Thermoanaerobacter kivui DNA contains the following:
- a CDS encoding RNA polymerase sigma factor SigX has protein sequence MFKIEESFKDIFEKYYPKVLKQISWMIKDEFKAEDIAQEVFIKFFKNPPRYNENIGGWLSKVAINHALNYIRSEKNTKTRELEVFKNTQEEFFEDPEEIAIKRFERAKVKEVLLKMSKRDMMCLILKHSGYSYEEIAISLGIKKTSVGTTIARAQKKFKELYEKEV, from the coding sequence GTGTTCAAAATAGAGGAAAGTTTCAAAGATATCTTTGAAAAATACTATCCAAAAGTCTTAAAACAAATTTCATGGATGATAAAAGACGAATTTAAAGCGGAGGACATCGCCCAAGAAGTTTTTATAAAATTTTTTAAAAACCCTCCCCGGTACAATGAAAATATAGGAGGTTGGTTATCCAAAGTGGCAATAAATCATGCCTTGAATTATATCCGCAGTGAAAAAAACACAAAAACAAGAGAACTGGAAGTTTTTAAAAACACGCAAGAGGAATTTTTTGAAGACCCTGAAGAAATAGCAATTAAAAGGTTTGAAAGAGCTAAAGTGAAAGAAGTCCTCCTAAAAATGAGTAAAAGAGATATGATGTGTCTAATACTTAAACATTCAGGATATAGTTACGAAGAAATAGCAATATCATTGGGAATTAAGAAAACCTCCGTCGGCACAACCATAGCAAGAGCACAAAAAAAGTTTAAAGAATTATATGAAAAGGAGGTGTAA
- a CDS encoding DUF2275 domain-containing protein, whose translation MCYDEGTLQAYLDNELDEITAKNVEEHLKTCDVCREKLEQLKSINEFTSKALKASNIDLNEAWATLNEKLSKNNNKGGMFAMFTKYKKAIAALVVVAFVVSSMLFPPLKNAEAELLNLLRLNKMQVITITPDDIRQIQNQFYNAGVKNISIKDYGEIIKDGSLEGQQISPDELDKVESILGYKIKLPADENFEIKHAYISKSEGLEFVLKVDKINELIKAFGGTHLFPKELDRKPIIINFDREISMNLQKKGSEIDTVTLNILKTPEIVVPEGVDVDKVIDALVNLPFLPENIKRQIAGVTDWKETLPVPLSTDNNTEIKEISVRGNKGILIVEKSGPHFVALGWIENGVMYNLTLWPNPAEDKQDFITKEEAINTLIQIANSMR comes from the coding sequence ATGTGCTACGATGAAGGAACTCTTCAAGCATATCTAGACAACGAACTTGATGAAATCACTGCAAAAAATGTAGAAGAACATTTAAAAACTTGCGATGTATGTAGAGAAAAACTTGAACAACTAAAATCCATAAATGAATTCACTTCAAAAGCTTTAAAAGCAAGCAATATAGATTTAAATGAAGCTTGGGCTACTCTAAATGAAAAATTGAGCAAAAATAATAATAAAGGAGGAATGTTTGCCATGTTTACAAAGTACAAAAAGGCTATTGCCGCCTTAGTCGTAGTGGCATTTGTAGTTTCCTCAATGCTTTTCCCGCCCCTTAAAAATGCAGAAGCAGAACTTTTAAATCTTCTAAGGCTAAATAAGATGCAGGTTATAACAATAACACCAGATGATATAAGGCAAATTCAAAATCAGTTCTACAACGCAGGTGTAAAAAATATAAGCATTAAAGACTATGGAGAGATTATAAAAGACGGATCTTTGGAAGGGCAGCAAATTTCCCCTGATGAGCTTGACAAAGTAGAATCCATACTCGGATATAAAATAAAACTTCCAGCAGATGAAAATTTTGAAATAAAACATGCATACATTTCAAAAAGTGAAGGCTTAGAATTTGTACTAAAAGTTGACAAAATAAATGAACTTATTAAAGCATTTGGCGGTACACACCTTTTCCCAAAAGAACTTGACAGAAAGCCTATTATTATAAATTTTGACAGGGAAATTAGTATGAATTTGCAGAAAAAAGGCAGTGAAATAGACACAGTTACCCTTAACATATTAAAAACTCCAGAAATAGTGGTGCCAGAAGGGGTAGATGTAGATAAAGTAATTGATGCTTTAGTAAACCTACCATTTTTACCTGAAAATATAAAAAGGCAAATCGCTGGTGTAACCGACTGGAAAGAGACATTGCCTGTACCACTGTCTACAGATAACAACACTGAAATTAAAGAAATAAGCGTACGAGGAAATAAAGGCATTCTCATTGTTGAAAAATCTGGGCCTCATTTTGTAGCTTTAGGTTGGATTGAAAATGGAGTAATGTACAACCTCACACTCTGGCCCAACCCAGCAGAAGACAAGCAGGATTTCATTACAAAAGAAGAGGCAATAAATACATTAATTCAAATTGCAAATTCAATGAGGTGA
- a CDS encoding ABC transporter ATP-binding protein — protein sequence MVLETQNLTKQFNGKGGFKEVTLSVEKGQVFGFLGPNGAGKSTFVKTMVGLLHPTSGFAWILGKPIGTVESREKVGFLPENFRYHDWMTGKELLKFHAELHKIKNPSKKIDELLELVKLKGHENKLIKNYSKGMQQRIGIAIALLNDPEIVFLDEPTSALDPVGRIEVREIIKQLKSQGKTVFLNSHLLSEVEMVCDEVAIINHGRIIAEGKLEELLKEHTHVEMIVSDYTSELIEKISRLSKEFQFKEGKLSFKVEDREKIPVIAKMVIEAGAKLYQLNTQTSSLEDLFINLIGKDEVS from the coding sequence ATGGTTTTAGAAACACAAAATCTCACAAAACAGTTTAATGGAAAAGGCGGATTTAAAGAAGTCACTCTCTCTGTAGAAAAAGGTCAGGTCTTTGGATTCTTAGGTCCAAATGGTGCAGGAAAAAGCACTTTTGTAAAGACCATGGTGGGGCTTTTACACCCCACCTCTGGTTTTGCATGGATTTTAGGAAAGCCTATAGGTACAGTAGAGTCCAGAGAAAAAGTAGGATTTTTGCCTGAAAATTTTAGGTACCATGACTGGATGACAGGAAAAGAACTTTTGAAATTTCATGCCGAACTTCATAAAATAAAAAATCCTTCAAAAAAAATTGACGAACTTTTAGAACTTGTAAAACTCAAAGGTCACGAAAATAAACTTATCAAAAATTACAGCAAAGGAATGCAACAGAGAATTGGCATTGCAATAGCCCTCTTAAATGACCCCGAAATAGTGTTTTTAGATGAACCTACTTCAGCTTTAGACCCTGTTGGAAGAATTGAAGTAAGAGAAATCATAAAACAATTAAAATCGCAAGGCAAAACTGTTTTTCTAAACAGCCACCTCTTAAGTGAAGTGGAAATGGTATGCGATGAAGTAGCCATAATAAACCATGGCCGAATAATAGCCGAAGGAAAACTGGAAGAGCTATTAAAAGAACACACCCATGTAGAAATGATTGTATCAGACTATACTTCAGAGTTGATTGAAAAAATTTCTCGCTTATCAAAAGAATTTCAATTTAAAGAAGGTAAGCTCTCTTTTAAAGTAGAAGACAGAGAAAAAATACCAGTTATAGCTAAAATGGTAATAGAAGCCGGTGCCAAGTTATATCAATTAAATACTCAAACTTCTTCATTGGAAGACTTATTCATAAACTTAATTGGAAAGGATGAGGTTTCGTGA
- a CDS encoding ABC transporter permease, producing the protein MITIIKYTFKEMLKKRAFLLVSLLSLLYLSIYTFGLSKIFERPNDSIYDIIFQSQILSAGLFFANFIVAFLVVLTSVNAISGEIENGTIYAVLSKPIKRYELVLGKFIGLGAMIVIYSSIMFLSVVGLNIFMGSKITFEASNILRGLFFFDLGPIVFLALIIASSSIFSTVNTGIIAIMAYGIALVGGVLEQIGSAMQQSQVSAFGLKSGESLINAGILTSLILPTDVIYRKMTAELLTQSSGISFMTQGLFGGMSQPSIYMFIYIFFYVVFLLYYGAKRFSQRDL; encoded by the coding sequence GTGATAACTATAATAAAATATACCTTTAAAGAGATGCTAAAAAAACGGGCTTTTCTATTAGTCTCCCTTTTGTCCCTCCTCTACCTTTCCATATATACTTTTGGCTTAAGTAAAATATTTGAGCGTCCCAACGATTCTATATATGACATCATCTTTCAATCTCAAATTTTGTCTGCCGGTCTATTTTTCGCAAATTTCATAGTGGCTTTTCTTGTAGTTTTGACATCAGTAAATGCTATATCAGGAGAAATAGAAAATGGCACCATATACGCCGTTTTATCGAAACCTATAAAAAGATATGAACTGGTGTTGGGAAAATTTATAGGCTTAGGCGCTATGATTGTAATATACAGCTCCATCATGTTTTTGTCTGTAGTAGGTTTAAACATCTTTATGGGGTCTAAAATAACCTTTGAAGCAAGCAATATTTTAAGAGGACTTTTTTTCTTCGACTTAGGACCGATTGTATTTTTAGCCCTTATAATAGCTTCCAGCTCAATTTTTTCGACTGTAAACACAGGAATAATCGCCATTATGGCCTATGGAATTGCCCTTGTTGGAGGCGTACTTGAACAAATTGGTTCAGCAATGCAGCAAAGTCAAGTCAGCGCTTTTGGCCTAAAAAGCGGAGAAAGTCTTATAAATGCAGGGATACTTACAAGTCTCATCCTTCCTACAGATGTCATATATAGAAAAATGACTGCAGAGCTTTTGACACAAAGTAGTGGGATAAGTTTTATGACACAAGGACTCTTTGGGGGCATGTCTCAACCCAGTATTTACATGTTCATATACATCTTTTTCTACGTGGTATTTCTCCTCTATTACGGTGCAAAGCGCTTTTCACAAAGAGACTTATAA
- a CDS encoding DUF1284 domain-containing protein yields MEIRGHHFLCILGFRGLGYDEKFVKNMDEIIRKLNNEHDMLIKAVDSVDNICSMCPNNVNGECTEEEYPGSVKGKDRAVLEVLDIRPGEILSYREVTNRIKEKMTEEKMEKICSNCQWFGLGYCLEGLKKLKGG; encoded by the coding sequence ATGGAGATAAGAGGACATCATTTTTTATGTATATTAGGTTTTAGAGGGCTTGGTTATGATGAAAAATTTGTTAAAAATATGGATGAAATTATTAGAAAATTGAATAATGAACATGATATGTTGATAAAAGCTGTGGATAGTGTGGATAACATTTGCAGCATGTGTCCAAACAATGTAAATGGAGAATGTACAGAGGAAGAGTATCCAGGAAGTGTAAAAGGAAAAGATAGGGCAGTTTTAGAAGTTTTAGATATAAGACCAGGGGAGATATTGAGCTATAGGGAAGTCACAAATAGAATTAAAGAGAAAATGACTGAAGAAAAAATGGAAAAGATATGCAGTAACTGTCAATGGTTTGGTCTGGGTTATTGTTTAGAAGGGCTTAAAAAGTTAAAAGGCGGCTGA
- a CDS encoding CDIF630_02480 family spore surface protein produces the protein MTKKPKKTHKVPIENHKTASWANIQNVKEESNVPIPSENEVINAKEWVEENKK, from the coding sequence ATGACTAAAAAACCAAAAAAAACTCACAAAGTGCCAATAGAAAATCATAAGACTGCTTCCTGGGCAAATATACAAAATGTAAAAGAAGAATCAAATGTGCCTATCCCAAGTGAAAATGAAGTAATAAATGCAAAAGAATGGGTAGAAGAAAACAAAAAATAA
- the nifJ gene encoding pyruvate:ferredoxin (flavodoxin) oxidoreductase yields the protein MRKMATMDGNTAAAYASYAFTEVAAIYPITPSSPMAENVDEWAAHGKKNIFGQPVKVVEMQSEAGAAGAVHGSLTAGALTTTYTASQGLLLMIPNMYKIAGELLPGVFHVSARAISTHALSIFGDHQDVMAVRQTGFALLCSANVQEAMDMAFIAHLSAIKSRVPFLHFFDGFRTSHEMQKIEVVEYEEIAKLLDLRAAKEFRDRALNPEHPVVRGTAQNPDIYFQGREAANKFYEKVPDIVEDYMKRYKELTGREYHLFDYYGSKDAEYIIVAMGSVCDTIEETIDYLTKKGEKVGLIKVHLYRPFSEKHFFEVLPDTVKKIAVLDRTKEPGSIGEPLYLDVAKLFYNKDKKPVIVGGRYGLGSKDTTPSQIIAVYDNLKKDSPKDRFTIGILDDVTYTSLEEGEFAETTPEGTVSCKFWGLGSDGTVGANKSAIKIIGDNTDLYVQAYFQYDSKKSGGTTISHLRFGKKPIKSSYLVNHADYIACHNKSFIYNYDVLKGLKHGGTFVLNCPWSKEELEEKLPASMKRYIAKNNINFYTIDAISIAQEVGLGGRINMIMQTVFFKLINIIPFEEAVKYLKDSIQKAYGKKGQDIVDMNLKAVDRSVEALVKVEVPEEWKNAKEGQKIVKPEPDFVKNIQRPMERNEGDLLPVSAFVGMEDGTFPTGTTAYEKRGIAVLIPEWQIDNCIQCNQCSYVCPHAVIRPFLLTEEEMKKAPPTFKLKKAIGRGLEGLWYRIQVSPLDCTGCGNCADVCPAPTKALIMKPAEEQIEKEARNWEYAVTLDVKDNLVDKTTLKGSQFAKPLFEFSGACPGCGETPYIKLLTQLFGDRMMIANATGCSSIYGASAPSIPYTTNKEGKGPAWANSLFEDNAEFGYGMFLANKQIRERLRDLMKEAINIPIDDELKAAFQEWIDGMEDGDKSKIASKKILDIINRGGYTENEIIKEILDKKDFLVKKSQWIIGGDGWAYDIGFGGLDHVIASGEDVNVLVLDTEVYSNTGGQSSKSTPLGAVAKFAAAGKRTSKKDLGLMAMSYGYVYVAQIAMGANMNQTIKAFVEAEKYKGPSLIIAYAPCINHGIKSGMGTSIMEEKKAVESGYWHLYRFNPELKKEGKNPFVLDSKEPTKSFREFIEGEIRYSSLKNVFPHIAEKLYQKAEDTAKERYERYRKLAE from the coding sequence ATGCGAAAAATGGCTACAATGGACGGAAATACAGCTGCTGCTTATGCCTCTTATGCTTTTACGGAGGTTGCAGCAATTTACCCTATTACGCCTTCTTCTCCAATGGCTGAAAATGTTGATGAATGGGCTGCCCATGGCAAGAAGAATATATTTGGTCAACCCGTGAAGGTTGTTGAAATGCAGTCAGAAGCAGGTGCTGCAGGTGCTGTCCATGGTTCTTTAACTGCAGGCGCTTTGACAACCACATATACCGCATCACAGGGGCTTCTTTTAATGATACCAAACATGTATAAAATTGCAGGAGAGCTTTTGCCAGGGGTGTTTCATGTAAGTGCCCGCGCTATTTCTACTCATGCACTTTCTATATTTGGCGACCATCAGGATGTAATGGCAGTAAGGCAAACAGGTTTTGCACTTCTTTGTTCTGCCAATGTACAGGAAGCCATGGATATGGCATTTATAGCCCATCTTTCTGCTATAAAATCTAGGGTACCATTTTTGCATTTTTTTGATGGCTTTAGGACTTCTCACGAGATGCAAAAAATAGAAGTGGTGGAATATGAGGAAATTGCGAAACTTTTAGATTTAAGGGCAGCAAAAGAGTTTAGGGACAGAGCGTTAAATCCTGAACATCCTGTTGTAAGAGGTACTGCACAAAATCCTGATATTTATTTTCAAGGAAGAGAAGCTGCTAATAAATTTTATGAAAAGGTTCCTGACATAGTAGAAGATTACATGAAGAGGTACAAAGAGCTGACTGGAAGAGAATATCACCTTTTTGACTATTACGGTTCAAAGGACGCAGAGTATATAATTGTAGCTATGGGTTCTGTTTGTGACACGATAGAAGAGACGATTGATTATTTAACAAAAAAAGGAGAAAAAGTGGGTTTAATTAAAGTACATCTCTACAGGCCATTTTCTGAAAAACACTTTTTTGAGGTTTTACCTGATACAGTTAAAAAGATTGCCGTATTAGACAGGACAAAAGAGCCGGGTTCAATAGGAGAGCCTTTGTACCTTGATGTGGCTAAGTTATTTTATAACAAAGATAAAAAGCCTGTCATAGTAGGAGGTAGATATGGTCTGGGCTCAAAAGATACAACTCCTTCTCAGATTATTGCAGTCTATGACAATTTAAAAAAGGACTCCCCCAAAGACCGTTTTACCATAGGAATTTTAGACGATGTGACTTACACATCATTAGAAGAAGGTGAATTTGCAGAGACTACTCCTGAAGGCACTGTAAGCTGCAAGTTTTGGGGATTAGGCTCTGATGGAACGGTTGGGGCGAATAAATCGGCTATTAAAATAATTGGGGACAACACAGACTTGTATGTGCAGGCATATTTTCAGTATGACAGCAAAAAATCAGGAGGCACCACTATTTCACATTTGAGGTTTGGTAAAAAGCCGATTAAATCTTCTTATTTGGTAAATCATGCTGATTATATTGCCTGTCACAATAAGTCTTTTATTTACAATTATGATGTTTTAAAAGGACTTAAACATGGTGGGACTTTTGTATTAAATTGTCCTTGGAGTAAAGAGGAGCTGGAGGAGAAGTTACCTGCTTCAATGAAAAGATATATAGCTAAAAACAATATCAATTTTTATACAATAGATGCCATATCAATTGCCCAAGAAGTAGGTTTGGGTGGCAGAATAAACATGATAATGCAGACGGTGTTTTTTAAACTTATAAATATAATACCTTTTGAAGAAGCAGTTAAGTATTTAAAAGATTCTATACAGAAGGCCTATGGCAAAAAGGGTCAGGATATAGTGGATATGAACTTAAAGGCTGTTGACAGAAGCGTAGAAGCTCTTGTAAAAGTAGAAGTGCCTGAGGAGTGGAAAAACGCAAAAGAAGGGCAAAAAATTGTAAAGCCAGAGCCTGATTTTGTTAAAAATATACAAAGACCTATGGAAAGAAATGAAGGAGACCTGCTTCCTGTAAGTGCTTTTGTCGGCATGGAAGATGGCACATTTCCTACTGGCACGACTGCCTATGAAAAGAGAGGAATTGCAGTATTGATACCCGAATGGCAAATAGACAACTGTATACAGTGTAACCAGTGCTCTTATGTTTGCCCCCATGCAGTAATACGGCCATTTTTATTAACAGAGGAAGAAATGAAAAAAGCGCCTCCAACTTTTAAACTGAAAAAAGCAATAGGAAGAGGATTAGAAGGGCTTTGGTATAGAATACAGGTAAGTCCTTTAGACTGTACAGGATGCGGCAATTGTGCAGATGTTTGTCCAGCACCTACAAAAGCTCTTATAATGAAACCCGCTGAAGAACAAATAGAAAAAGAAGCGAGAAATTGGGAGTATGCTGTAACTCTTGATGTCAAAGATAATTTAGTAGATAAGACGACTCTAAAAGGCAGTCAATTTGCAAAGCCTCTGTTTGAATTCAGTGGCGCATGCCCTGGCTGTGGTGAGACTCCTTACATAAAGCTTTTGACACAGCTTTTTGGAGATAGGATGATGATAGCAAATGCTACAGGCTGCTCATCTATTTATGGGGCAAGTGCACCCTCTATTCCTTATACTACTAATAAAGAGGGAAAAGGGCCTGCGTGGGCTAACTCACTTTTTGAGGACAATGCCGAATTTGGCTACGGCATGTTTTTAGCAAATAAGCAGATAAGGGAAAGGCTTAGAGATTTGATGAAAGAAGCTATAAATATCCCTATTGACGATGAATTAAAAGCTGCATTCCAAGAGTGGATTGATGGGATGGAGGATGGAGATAAATCTAAAATTGCTTCTAAAAAGATTTTAGATATTATAAATAGAGGCGGGTATACAGAGAATGAGATAATAAAAGAGATACTTGACAAAAAAGATTTTCTTGTAAAAAAATCTCAGTGGATAATAGGGGGAGATGGATGGGCGTATGACATTGGCTTTGGAGGGCTTGACCATGTTATAGCATCAGGAGAAGATGTAAATGTACTAGTGCTTGACACAGAGGTGTATTCCAATACGGGAGGGCAATCCTCAAAATCTACGCCATTAGGGGCAGTTGCAAAATTTGCGGCAGCAGGTAAGAGGACAAGCAAGAAAGATTTAGGTTTGATGGCTATGAGCTATGGATACGTGTATGTGGCACAAATTGCGATGGGAGCAAATATGAACCAGACGATAAAGGCTTTTGTGGAGGCAGAAAAATACAAAGGGCCTTCACTTATAATAGCATACGCTCCTTGTATAAACCATGGCATAAAGTCAGGCATGGGGACAAGTATAATGGAGGAGAAAAAAGCAGTGGAGTCTGGTTACTGGCACCTTTATAGATTTAATCCAGAGCTTAAAAAAGAAGGCAAAAATCCATTTGTACTTGATTCTAAAGAGCCGACAAAATCTTTCAGAGAATTTATTGAGGGGGAGATACGATATTCCTCACTTAAAAACGTATTTCCTCACATTGCGGAAAAACTTTATCAGAAGGCAGAAGATACTGCAAAAGAGAGATACGAAAGATATAGAAAGCTGGCAGAATAA